The following are encoded in a window of Thalassotalea insulae genomic DNA:
- the rlmKL gene encoding bifunctional 23S rRNA (guanine(2069)-N(7))-methyltransferase RlmK/23S rRNA (guanine(2445)-N(2))-methyltransferase RlmL, with translation MQQFLALTSPGIEILLAEEVSALGAENVVQKPEGVYFSASLATAYHICLWTRFATRVLLAIGEGAAKNKDELYQAALTVPWSELFAEQLTFAIDFVGKSDEIRNSQFGGLTVKDAVVDHFREQELTRPSVDKNAPDIRFQARLLKQEVKFYLDFSGRGLFQRGYREHSGAAPLKENLAAALVKRSGWLDDTSKPLVDPMCGSGTILIEAISMAAGYAPGIDRQQWGFEHWSGFDSDSWQQQLDDAISASNQGLASFNAKVFGLDIDSRVLKTAQQNARAAGVQQFIEFSCKDANKITPVYGKSGTILFNPPYGERIGELPELVESFVLLGQKLKSQFIGWRVAILTANTDLLKMLKLSSYKRYKFKNGPLDCQLALYNIDEKQTAKDAVNPNADFAEQDSAFANRLKKNKKLLKSWLKKEQIQCYRIYDADIPEYNVAVDVYDEYLVIQEYAAPATIEAEKVAKRLQEVIYFAPKVLDVTTDKVVLKTRAKQKGSNQYQKVAQTRQAITVNEYGAKLKVNLWDYLDTGLFLDHRKTRQIVAQKAKNRSLLNLFAYTGSVSLQAALHGASSVTTVDMSKTYLSWAQDNFDLNNLSGHKYQFIQADCLQWLKENKTGYDVIFIDPPTFSNSKRMDESFDVQRDHIKVLTDAVNSLNQGGEIIFTNNKRNFKMDHEQLAALGLTAKNISEQTRDKDFARNKHIHNSWLITRG, from the coding sequence ATGCAGCAATTTTTAGCCCTTACATCACCTGGTATTGAAATATTACTTGCAGAAGAAGTATCTGCATTGGGGGCTGAAAATGTCGTACAAAAACCAGAAGGGGTCTATTTTTCTGCCTCACTAGCCACTGCTTATCATATTTGTTTATGGACACGCTTTGCGACCCGTGTTTTATTGGCGATAGGTGAAGGCGCGGCAAAAAATAAAGACGAACTCTATCAAGCGGCGCTAACGGTTCCTTGGTCTGAATTATTTGCAGAACAACTGACCTTTGCAATAGATTTTGTCGGTAAGAGTGATGAAATCCGCAATAGTCAGTTTGGTGGATTAACAGTCAAAGATGCCGTCGTTGATCATTTTAGAGAGCAAGAGTTAACACGGCCTTCGGTTGATAAAAATGCACCTGATATTCGTTTTCAGGCAAGATTATTAAAACAAGAAGTTAAGTTCTATCTTGATTTTTCCGGTCGTGGGTTATTTCAACGAGGCTACCGAGAGCATTCTGGTGCAGCGCCATTAAAAGAGAATTTGGCTGCGGCATTAGTAAAACGCTCAGGTTGGTTAGACGATACCAGTAAACCATTGGTCGATCCTATGTGTGGCTCTGGCACGATTTTAATTGAAGCTATTTCAATGGCCGCAGGCTATGCACCTGGCATCGATCGTCAGCAATGGGGTTTTGAGCATTGGTCAGGTTTTGATAGTGACAGCTGGCAACAACAATTAGATGATGCTATTTCAGCATCCAATCAGGGATTAGCGTCATTTAATGCCAAGGTGTTCGGTTTAGACATTGATAGCCGCGTCTTAAAAACCGCTCAGCAAAACGCTAGGGCAGCAGGTGTTCAACAATTTATCGAATTCTCTTGTAAAGATGCTAATAAGATAACTCCAGTTTACGGTAAGTCAGGCACAATTTTATTTAATCCACCTTATGGTGAGCGTATCGGTGAGCTACCTGAGTTAGTGGAAAGTTTTGTGTTGTTAGGACAGAAATTAAAATCGCAATTTATTGGCTGGCGAGTGGCGATATTAACCGCCAATACCGACTTGTTAAAAATGCTTAAACTTTCAAGCTATAAGCGTTATAAGTTTAAAAATGGTCCACTTGATTGTCAGCTTGCTCTTTATAATATTGATGAAAAACAAACAGCAAAAGACGCGGTTAATCCGAACGCAGATTTTGCAGAGCAGGATTCTGCATTTGCCAATAGGCTGAAAAAGAACAAAAAATTATTGAAAAGTTGGCTTAAGAAAGAACAAATCCAGTGTTATCGAATCTATGATGCTGATATTCCTGAATATAATGTTGCTGTCGATGTCTATGATGAATATCTAGTGATCCAGGAATATGCTGCTCCCGCGACCATTGAAGCGGAAAAAGTCGCAAAACGTTTGCAGGAGGTGATTTATTTTGCCCCTAAAGTGTTAGATGTAACAACAGACAAAGTGGTACTAAAAACGCGTGCCAAACAAAAGGGTAGTAATCAATATCAAAAAGTAGCACAAACCCGTCAAGCAATTACGGTGAATGAATATGGTGCTAAGTTGAAAGTAAACCTATGGGATTATTTGGATACCGGTTTATTCTTGGATCACCGTAAAACTCGTCAAATAGTAGCGCAAAAAGCTAAAAACAGATCGCTACTCAATTTATTTGCTTATACAGGTTCGGTTTCGTTGCAGGCAGCGCTGCATGGTGCATCGTCTGTTACTACCGTCGATATGTCTAAGACTTACTTGTCTTGGGCCCAGGATAATTTTGATCTCAATAATTTATCTGGTCACAAGTATCAGTTTATCCAAGCGGATTGTTTGCAGTGGTTAAAGGAGAATAAAACCGGTTATGACGTGATTTTTATTGATCCGCCGACATTTTCTAATTCCAAACGCATGGATGAAAGTTTTGATGTTCAGCGGGATCATATCAAGGTGTTAACCGATGCCGTTAATTCACTCAATCAAGGCGGTGAAATTATTTTTACAAATAATAAGCGTAATTTTAAAATGGACCATGAGCAGCTAGCAGCGCTTGGTTTGACAGCCAAAAATATAAGCGAGCAAACTCGAGATAAAGATTTTGCCCGTAATAAGCATATTCATAACAGCTGGTTAATTACTCGGGGTTAA
- a CDS encoding glutaredoxin family protein — protein MAQFTLYSSEGCHLCEQALVLCRQAGIEERLTVTDIVNNEHLAERYGMHIPVLERQSDNRQLFWPFSLVEIKELVG, from the coding sequence ATGGCGCAGTTTACTTTATATAGCAGCGAAGGTTGTCATTTGTGTGAACAAGCGCTAGTACTTTGCCGTCAGGCAGGTATTGAAGAACGCTTAACAGTAACAGATATCGTTAATAATGAGCACTTGGCTGAACGTTACGGTATGCATATTCCAGTGCTTGAGCGTCAGTCAGATAATAGACAGTTGTTTTGGCCTTTTTCCTTAGTAGAAATTAAAGAGTTAGTGGGTTAA
- the uup gene encoding ATP-binding cassette ATPase Uup translates to MEVIRITQGELAFGEDSILDKADLTIKQGERVCLVGRNGAGKSSLLKVLNGQQVLDDGQLLITNDAQIAMLEQDPPQSCQMSIFDFVAQGVKENAELIKQYHQLIALVAEEPSEKNLAKLATNQQALEQANAWQDEQRIEQVLSTLSLNAEQLVSDLSGGWLRKLALAKALVSAPDVLLLDEPTNHLDIKSVLWLEQFLKNFTGTIVFISHDRAFIRALSTRILDLDRGRLTSYPGDYDLYIEQKQHDLQVEATQNALFDKKLAEEETWIRQGIKARRTRNEGRVRALEKLRVERQKRRELRHQGDMKISSGDRSGKLVFESEQLSMAFDNKTIIKDLDLLITRGDRIALIGANGTGKSTLIKLLMEQLQPTSGKMRLGVNLDIAYFDQHREALDPNKTVQDTVADGKQDITLNGKTRHVLGYLQDFLFSPKRARTPVRALSGGEKNRLLLARLFLRPSNLLILDEPTNDLDIETLELLEEVVANYAGTVILVSHDRDFVNNCVDTCLYFDGSGHITQIVGGYDDVDSYVASRELQRKNMTASVKPAVSASSGDEQKKKVANKVVKKKLSYKESRELEMLPEMIDELENTIAELQEQVNDASFFTQEAEITKKILNQLEESESKLEVAYARWQELDEI, encoded by the coding sequence ATGGAAGTAATACGTATAACTCAGGGCGAATTAGCCTTTGGTGAAGACAGCATTTTAGATAAAGCAGATTTAACTATCAAACAGGGAGAGCGAGTCTGTTTGGTTGGCCGTAATGGCGCAGGAAAGTCATCGCTATTAAAAGTGCTTAATGGCCAGCAAGTGTTGGATGATGGTCAACTATTAATTACTAATGACGCGCAAATTGCAATGTTAGAACAAGATCCTCCCCAATCTTGTCAAATGAGCATTTTCGATTTTGTTGCGCAAGGGGTTAAAGAGAATGCTGAATTAATCAAGCAGTATCATCAGCTAATTGCGCTAGTTGCGGAAGAGCCGAGCGAAAAGAATTTGGCAAAATTGGCAACTAATCAGCAGGCATTAGAGCAGGCCAATGCCTGGCAAGATGAACAGCGTATTGAGCAGGTATTGTCGACGTTATCTTTAAACGCCGAACAGTTGGTTAGTGATTTATCCGGTGGCTGGTTAAGAAAATTAGCACTTGCCAAAGCCTTAGTCTCGGCGCCAGATGTGTTATTGCTAGATGAGCCAACTAACCATTTAGATATTAAAAGTGTACTTTGGCTCGAGCAGTTTTTGAAAAACTTTACCGGCACAATTGTTTTTATCAGTCATGACCGGGCGTTTATTCGGGCATTATCAACGCGCATTTTGGATTTAGATCGCGGTAGACTCACCAGCTATCCAGGTGATTACGATCTTTATATTGAACAAAAGCAGCATGATCTCCAGGTTGAAGCAACGCAAAATGCCTTATTTGATAAAAAGCTAGCGGAAGAAGAAACCTGGATCCGTCAGGGGATCAAAGCCCGCCGTACCCGTAATGAAGGCCGAGTGAGAGCATTAGAAAAACTGCGTGTCGAGCGGCAAAAACGTCGAGAACTTAGGCATCAGGGGGATATGAAAATATCTTCTGGTGACCGATCAGGAAAATTAGTCTTTGAATCTGAACAACTCTCGATGGCGTTTGATAATAAAACGATCATAAAGGATTTGGATTTATTAATTACCCGGGGTGACAGAATTGCGTTAATCGGTGCGAATGGTACTGGCAAGTCAACACTGATCAAACTATTAATGGAACAGTTGCAACCAACATCCGGTAAAATGCGACTGGGGGTTAATCTTGATATTGCCTATTTTGATCAGCACAGAGAAGCACTCGATCCTAATAAAACGGTACAAGATACCGTCGCTGATGGTAAGCAAGATATTACTTTAAACGGTAAGACACGACATGTCCTCGGCTATCTGCAAGATTTTCTTTTCAGTCCTAAACGAGCAAGAACTCCGGTAAGAGCGCTGTCCGGTGGCGAAAAGAATCGTTTACTATTGGCGCGTTTGTTTTTACGACCAAGTAATCTACTGATCCTGGATGAACCAACCAATGATTTGGACATAGAAACTTTAGAGTTATTGGAAGAAGTCGTTGCAAATTACGCAGGAACCGTTATTTTAGTCAGTCACGATCGTGACTTCGTTAATAATTGTGTTGATACTTGCTTATATTTTGATGGCAGTGGTCATATAACACAGATAGTTGGCGGTTATGATGATGTAGATAGCTATGTAGCATCACGAGAATTGCAACGTAAAAACATGACGGCAAGTGTTAAACCAGCCGTCAGTGCTTCTTCAGGTGATGAGCAGAAAAAGAAGGTAGCGAATAAGGTTGTTAAGAAAAAACTATCTTATAAAGAATCTCGCGAACTTGAGATGCTACCTGAAATGATAGATGAGTTAGAAAACACTATCGCTGAACTGCAAGAGCAGGTAAATGATGCAAGCTTTTTTACTCAAGAAGCTGAAATAACCAAGAAAATATTGAACCAGCTGGAAGAAAGTGAGTCCAAGCTCGAAGTTGCTTATGCCAGGTGGCAAGAGTTAGACGAAATATAG